In Procambarus clarkii isolate CNS0578487 chromosome 60, FALCON_Pclarkii_2.0, whole genome shotgun sequence, one genomic interval encodes:
- the p gene encoding serine-rich adhesin for platelets, whose protein sequence is MASDLVVIQANDLQQLNFLHQGSTRLKVVCFDLCSSSIVLGANSGTIYVLDHETLNLKNQIPTENGSVVQLSISPDESLVACALSSGTVDIFELASQSGGGSRYLVRSREHEGHTVSSVAWTHSCSEVYIGDISGRVSVLYIPKSKTVSLFRSSCSHLMTLESGVTQLDYSDGYLLVSTLTRSFICNTSLETFLQIGTKLRQGEYGGCFCRVNPSSSNAQTTCSTGSTHQELEESLEALQAVTQPLSGSETSGLSDCYEAVEDDQADKSTKPSQENHSSLKVGLTSRIFCARPGTRIWEADHSGKVLVTHQLKRALMVPPAEVLLTDGSFGEQELLEEIDKTPSTKTLGLCFQYTHQKKEDPSQTKTLEKASNSSSNYNTALSVTSHPPVSVAFTKLLSFYSNYLLAISTYGLYVIDPANSKVLLWISVSDSVTDVKVSGNTLIYKTGNGCIQNFMITTVDIAILVLHTRGHHVGCAQLCLQYKEVFLKSELLSRLGAKILTDLSNHIISKVIQERLQSLKIYAGLDKVNEKQSSSYHFESRVSCVRNDSLEDCRIREGLNSFIFGPRMFLPTSVTRWYSDPYLRRGREEISVQRCTVSVESSPLHHAHRDKNLGHNTTYMQDIQSPLTLSHMCREDALQSKPLGKIINGFSSPSPSTENKCSSSELYHEVNSPSLSSGRCSQHSDHRSHKSFESSIEMYEDPLFSSDTSSPDLEMASRIFLDSNQSSSYSYDSHIYNLTYAPIHPGSEAASLLQDLMENVATNMVDTITSGTKNLTDRLKSVTPLMSTGDGSSRKLVDEPFSILDILGSSSNTDQEDQLQSSTSLETDQLDDFNTSIVIKTKSRKKHTQNNTGSIPLLYKTTNVPPGEEITRPCVELPGVVKNLHELVTSTFRQIINADDEAQACILLTHWLEVYFSTVQQIQPSKHQSSQASEEMPADGPVSLSSVDSSHSQGSGRTSCDSLHWDSNDIGFEPSVMNADILEQITELFLQCLNTGVYIDDIYNAKVVPNLHKQDSMQHPLTPKAIQKLDALYAYLISNDCGLLHYSNLLNALDTLGQHYYVMTWAALLEKVTSGGYSSHPLSSIIPDLDFTRSQRVSILYRLASAGNMKNFITAAAQIDNPAVITDVIFILNHFATRSLEVGCSSNKSQFQKHFLQYLIELSQHKNLIQLYLNNWISCSELQYDILSVLLNTANPSTFSCSCGMPIPCYRPVSLEYLVDAIVDHDILDAKNLSELCQNLGYWKGYCIITLAYNLHSSSQCFPFILQSCNLHLLYDIMEVLQADEFMMIIDILASITSEDNFIMKCYKCNNKINFPEEVVNNTVEKQKPFQYIFQVSGEPHYTELNAEDFDKAEALFSASKDINRHIKELVHPGMSSDESVSSMGELWEAVVAHVLRRVGAVETLQLLSWVQDKIPPGILTERIYNWCILTSLAEKKGQTASWSLLDALTCTKRKFYSHKIAKALQRHDAVNNRPNKETVKLSEYSFEGVKHEGHQNELKMDQNGDDPVPPKPSMHGVRQPPRPLGHHWGVQTQVLQGLCFCCHLKLPTHALVIEGGITVFPCSHAFHTICLSQRGHHCVICAQNGSQNL, encoded by the exons CTGGCCAGCCAAAGTGGAGGAGGGTCACGGTACCTGGTCAGGTCTCGTGAACATGAAGGTCACACGGTTTCATCAGTTGCTTGGACACACAGCTGTAGTGAAGTGTACATTGGAGACATTTCAGGCAGAGTGTCAGTCCTTTATATTCCCAAGAGTAAA ACTGTCTCCTTGTTTAGAAGTTCTTGCTCACAtctgatgacactagaatctggtGTTACTCAGCTGGATTACAGTGATGGCTATCTTCTTGTGTCAACTCTTACCCGTTCTTTTATTTGCAACACGAGTCTTGAAACTTTCTTGCAAATTGGAACAAAGTTGAGACAGGGTGAATATGGAGGATGTTTCTGCCGGGTGAACCCTAGCAGCAGTAATGCTCAAACTACTTGCTCTACTGGCAGTACTCACCAGGAACTGGAGGAAAGTTTAGAAGCCCTACAAGCTGTTACTCAACCTTTGTCTGGCTCGGAAACATCAGGATTATCTGATTGTTATGAAGCAGTGGAAGATGACCAAGCTGACAAGAGTACAAAACCAAGCCAAGAAAATCACAGTAGTTTAAAAGTTGGTTTAACATCTAGAATATTTTGTGCACGTCCTGGCACAAGAATTTGGGAGGCTGATCATTCTGGAAAGGTTCTTGTAACACATCAGCTCAAAAGGGCTCTTATGGTTCCTCCTGCTGAGGTGCTTTTAACAGATGGATCATTTGGTGAACAagaattgttagaagagattgatAAGACACCAAGCACCAAGACATTAGGGTTATGTTTTCAGTATACACATCAGAAAAAGGAAGATCCCTCACAAACCAAGACACTCGAAAAAGCTTCTAATAGCTCATCAAATTATAACACAGCATTGTCAGTTACATCACATCCACCAGTCAGTGTTGCATTTACAAAGTTGCTCAGCTTTTACAGCAACTACCTTCTTGCCATCTCTACTTATGGTTTGTATGTTATAGATCCAGCAAACTCGAAAGTACTTTTGTGGATTAGTGTATCAGACAGTGTCACTGATGTAAAGGTTTCAGGGAATACTCTTATCTACAAAACAGGCAATGGGTGTATACAAAACTTTATGATAACTACAGTAGATATTGCTATTTTAGTTTTACACACACGTGGTCATCATGTAGGGTGTGCTCAACTGTGCTTACAGTATAAAGAAGTTTTCTTAAAATCTGAATTGTTGTCTCGTTTAGGGGCAAAGATATTAACAGATCTTTCCAACCATATTATTAGTAAAGTCATTCAAGAGAGACTGCAAAGTTTGAAGATTTATGCTGGTTTAGATAAAGTAAATGAGAAACAGAGTAGCAGCTATCATTTTGAGTCTCGTGTTAGTTGTGTCAGAAATGATAGCTTGGAAGATTGCAGAATCAGAGAAGGCCTCAACTCTTTTATATTTGGTCCTCGAATGTTTCTCCCAACATCAGTGACAAGATGGTACAGTGATCCTTATTTACGTCGGGGACGGGAGGAAATCTCTGTGCAACGTTGCACGGTTTCGGTTGAAAGCAGCCCACTTCATCATGCACATCGAGATAAAAATCTTGGACATAATACAACATACATGCAAGATATACAGAGCCCTCTAACCTTGAGCCACATGTGTCGTGAAGATGCACTGCAATCAAAGCCATTAGGTAAAATCATTAATGGGTTCAGTAGTCCTTCTCCTTCAACTGAAAATAAATGTAGCAGTTCAGAACTATATCATGAAGTAAACAGTCCCTCTCTGTCTTCTGGAAGATGCTCTCAACATTCTGATCATAGATCTCATAAAAGCTTTGAGAGTTCTATAGAAATGTATGAAGACCCATTATTTTCTTCAGATACCAGCTCACCTGACCTTGAAATGGCATCAAGAATATTCTTGGATAGTAATCAGTCTTCAAGTTATTCTTACGATTCCCACATTTACAATCTCACTTATGCTCCCATTCATCCTGGCTCTGAAGCTGCTTCTCTTTTGCAGGATTTAATGGAAAATGTTGCTACTAATATGGTCGACACCATAACCTCAGGAACTAAAAATTTGACAGATCGATTGAAAAGTGTAACGCCACTTATGTCTACAGGAGATGGATCTTCTAGGAAATTAGTTGATGAGCCATTTTCAATATTGGATATACTTGGAAGTAGCTCAAATACAGATCAGGAAGACCAGCTACAGAGTAGTACATCACTGGAGACAGATCAATTGGATGATTTTAATACAAGCATTGTTATTAAAACCAAATCAAGAAAGAAACATACACAAAATAATACTGGAAGCATTCCGCTCTTGTATAAGACAACTAATGTTCCACCTGGAGAGGAAATAACACGACCATGTGTGGAACTCCCAGGAGTTGTCAAAAACTTGCATGAATTGGTGACATCCACCTTTCGGCAGATAATAAATGCAGATGATGAAGCACAAGCCTGCATCCTCTTAACCCATTGGTTAGAAGTATATTTTAGCACTGTCCAGCAGATACAACCCAGTAAACATCAGTCCTCACAAGCCAGTGAAGAAATGCCTGCAGATGGCCCTGTGTCACTATCTTCAGTTGACTCCTCACACTCTCAGGGTAGTGGAAGAACCTCGTGTGATTCTCTTCACTGGGACAGTAATGATATTGGTTTTGAACCATCTGTCATGAATGCTGATATCCTTGAACAGATCACAGAGTTGTTTCTCCAATGTTTAAATACTGGTGTCTACATTGATGACATTTATAATGCTAAAGTAGTACCTAACCTTCATAAGCAAGACAGTATGCAACACCCCCTGACGCCCAAAGCAATACAAAAACTAGATGCTTTATATGCCTATCTAATATCAAATGATTGTGGTTTACTTCATTATTCAAACCTGCTCAATGCCTTAGATACTCTTGGGCAGCATTATTATGTTATGACATGGGCAGCTTTGCTTGAAAAAGTGACAAGTGGTGGATATAGTAGCCATCCATTATCATCCATTATTCCTGATTTGGACTTTACACGCTCTCAGAGGGTGTCAATCCTTTATAGACTAGCCTCTGCTGGGAATATGAAGAATTTTATCACCGCTGCAGCTCAGATTGACAATCCTGCTGTGATAACTGATGTGATATTCATATTGAATCATTTTGCAACCCGCTCACTTGAGGTGGGTTGTTCATCTAACAAGTCACAGTTTCAGAAACATTTCTTACAGTACTTGATTGAATTGTCACAACACAAGAATTTGATTCAGTTATATCTGAATAATTGGATTTCATGTTCCGAGCTTCAATATGACATTCTTAGTGTCTTATTAAACACTGCTAATCCTAGTACATTTTCGTGCAGTTGTGGTATGCCAATACCATGCTATAGACCTGTGAGTTTGGAATATCTTGTAGATGCCATAGTAGACCATGATATATTGGATGCTAAAAATTTGTCTGAATTGTGTCAGAACTTGGGGTACTGGAAAGGATATTGCATTATTACTCTGGCATACAACTTGCACTCCAGCAGTCAGTGTTTTCCATTCATCTTACAAAGTTGTAATTTGCATCTCCTTTATGATATCATGGAGGTATTACAGGCAGATGAATTTATGATGATCATTGATATATTAGCTAGCATCACTAGTGAAGATAATTTTATCATGAAGTGCTATAAATGTAACAATAAAATTAATTTTCCTGAGGAAGTGGTAAACAATACTGTTGAGAAACAAAAACCATTTCAATACATATTCCAAGTAAGCGGAGAACCTCATTACACAGAATTAAATGCAGAAGATTTTGATAAAGCTGAAGCATTGTTCAGTGCAAGCAAAGATATTAATAGACATATCAAAGAACTGGTCCATCCTGGAATGTCAAGTGATGAAAGTGTATCCAGCATGGGAGAGTTGTGGGAGGCAGTGGTGGCACATGTCCTTCGAAGAGTTGGAGCTGTGGAGACTCTACAACTGCTGAGTTGGGTGCAAGACAAGATTCCACCAGGAATATTGACAGAAAG AATTTACAATTGGTGTATTTTGACTTCATTGGCTGAAAAGAAAGGCCAAACTGCAAGCTGGTCTCTTTTGGACGCTCTGACTTGTACCAAGAGAAAATTTTACTCTCACAAG ATAGCCAAAGCACTTCAGAGACATGATGCCGTAAACAACAGACCTAATAAAGAAACTGTGAAACTTTCCGAATACAGCTTTGAGGGTGTTAAACATGAAGGGCATCAAAATGAACTAAAGATGGATCAGAATGGTGATGACCCTGTTCCCCCAAAGCCGTCAATGCATGGTGTTCGGCAGCCTCCAAGACCTTTGGGACACCACTGGGGAGTGCAGACTCAGGTTTTACAAGGCCTATGTTTTTGTTGTCATTTAAAATTACCTACCCATGCTTTAGTGATTGAAGGAGGCATTACTGTGTTTCCATGCAGCCATGCCTTCCATACCATTTGCTTATCTCAGAGGGGTCATCACTGTGTCATTTGTGCTCAAAATGGTTCTCAAAACTTATAA